A single genomic interval of Corvus hawaiiensis isolate bCorHaw1 chromosome 5, bCorHaw1.pri.cur, whole genome shotgun sequence harbors:
- the ATOH1 gene encoding transcription factor ATOH1: protein MSLPWAERAREPPGPPEPPPGPEQSGCGGFAPGSWLGVCCAARLPAAAASPRYLLPGEDEEAAAEGGAARGGGSSPGGARGGGRPRGGGGGPGLRAQVSGVQKQRRLAANARERRRMHGLNHAFDQLRNVIPSFNNDKKLSKYETLQMAQIYISALAELLHGPAAPLDAPGKAEHRGAPFEPPCAAAGAGAPPGPPAPPPGPPRASPPGQGRTRFPPPPAAGGYSVQLDPLHFSFAEGALMGQRAPSPALLMPQPGQPPQERSKTSPRSHRSDGEFSPRSHYSDSDEAS from the coding sequence ATGAGCTTGCCGTGGGCAGAGCGCGCCCGGgagccgccggggccgcccgaGCCGCCGCCGGGCCCGGAGCAGAGCGGGTGCGGCGGCTTCGCCCCGGGCTCGTGGCTCGGCGTGTGCTGCGCCGCCCGcctgcccgccgccgccgcctcgccgcGCTACCTGCTGCCCGGGGAGGacgaggaggcggcggcggagggcggcgcggcgcggggcggcgggagcagccccggcggggcgcggggcggcgggcggccgcggggcggcggcggcggccccgggctGCGGGCGCAGGTGAGCGGCGTGCAGAAGCAGCGGCGGCTGGCGGCCAACgcgcgggagcggcggcggatGCACGGGCTGAACCACGCCTTCGACCAGCTGCGCAATGTCATCCCCTCCTTCAACAACGACAAGAAGCTCTCCAAGTACGAGACGCTGCAGATGGCTCAGATCTACATCAGCGCCCTGGCCGAGCTACtgcacggccccgccgcccctctcgACGCCCCCGGCAAGGCCGAGCACCGCGGGGCCCCCTTCGAGCCGCCCTGCGCCGCCGCAGGGGCTGGAGCGCCGCCGGGGCCAccggcgccgccgccggggccgcccaGAGCGTCGCCCCCCGGGCAAGGCAGGACTCGCTTCCCCCCTCCGCCGGCCGCGGGGGGCTACTCGGTGCAGCTCGACCCGCTGCACTTCTCCTTTGCGGAGGGCGCCCTGATGGGACAGAGAGCCCCTTCCCCCGCCCTCCTCATGCCGCAGCCCGGGCAGCCGCCGCAGGAGAGGAGCAAGACGTCACCCCGGTCCCACAGGAGCGACGGGGAGTTCTCGCCCCGCTCCCACTACAGCGATTCGGATGAGGCCAGCTAA